The proteins below are encoded in one region of Equus przewalskii isolate Varuska chromosome 1, EquPr2, whole genome shotgun sequence:
- the STN1 gene encoding CST complex subunit STN1 isoform X7, producing MQSESGWCEEETPSLLWGLDPVFLAFAKLYIRDILDLKESRQVPGIFFYNGHPIKQVDILGTVIGVREKDAFYSYGVDDSTGVINCICWKKLNNTESSSATAASSTRDRSLTSQLKKLQETIEQRTKIEIGDIIRIRGYVRTYREEREIHATAYYKVDDPVCNIQIARMLELPSIYRKVYDQPFRSPALEKEGALSNPSALDLASLTCLLSEKAKEFLVENRVQTFYQQELEMVESLLSLANQPVIHSACAEQVDFKNDTTSKAIHSIFKNAIKLLQEKGLVFQKDGSFDNLFYVTREDKELHRKIHRIIQEDCQKPNRDGMEARQMRSSADPETVSLPLFCTWDATRAWRDEQCVYLYPGSKPVNPRLPKQST from the exons ATGCAGTCTGAATCCGGCTGGTGTGAAGAGGAGACCCCTTCCCTCTTgtggggtttggatcctgtgttTCTAGCCTTTGCAAAACTCTACATCAGGGATATCCTGGACTTGAAGGAGTCCCGCCAGGTGCCAG GTATATTTTTTTACAATGGACATCCAATAAAGCAGGTAGATATCTTGGGAACCGTAAttggagtgagagagaaagatgcTTTCTACAGTTATGGAG TGGATGATAGCACTGGAGTTATAAACTGCATCTGCTGGAAAAAGTTGAACAATACCGAATCTTCGTCAG CTACAGCTGCTTCAAGTACAAGAGATCGGAGCTTAACCTCCCAGCTTAAGAAGCTGCAAGAGACCATTGAGCAGAGAACAAAGATAGAAATTGGGGACATTATCCGGATCAGAGGTTATGTCCGCACATACAGAGAAGAGCGAGAAATTCATGCTACTGCTTATT ATAAAGTGGACGATCCAGTGTGCAACATTCAAATTGCAAGGATGCTTGAGCTGCCCAGTATCTACAGAAAAGTTTATGACCAGCCCTTCCGCAGCCCAGCCCTAGAGAAAGAAGGGGCACTAAG CAATCCAAGCGCCCTAGACCTGGCCAGTCTCACgtgtttgctgagtgaaaaagccaaaGAATTCCTCGTGGAGAACAGAGTGCAAACCTTTTACCAGCAGGAATTGGAAATGGTGGAGTCTTTGCTGTCCCTTGCCAATCAGCCTGTGATTCACAGCGCCTGCGCTGAGCAA GTGGATTTTAAGAATGACACCACTTCCAAGGCAATTCATAGTATATTTAAGAATGCCATAAAGCTGCTGCAGGAAAAAGGACTCGTTTTCCAGAAAGATGGTAGTTTTGACAACCTATTTTAT GTAACCAGAGAAGACAAAGAACTGCACAGAAAGATCCACCGGATCATTCAGGAAGACTGCCAGAAACCAAATC GCGATGGGATGGAGGCTCGACAGATGAGATCCTCAGCTGACCCTGAGACAGTGAG tcttcccctattttgtacatgggatgccaccagagcatggcgtgatgagcagtgtgtatatctgtacccaggatccaagcctgtgaaccccaggctgcctaagcagagcacatga
- the STN1 gene encoding CST complex subunit STN1 isoform X3, with protein sequence MQSESGWCEEETPSLLWGLDPVFLAFAKLYIRDILDLKESRQVPGIFFYNGHPIKQVDILGTVIGVREKDAFYSYGVDDSTGVINCICWKKLNNTESSSATAASSTRDRSLTSQLKKLQETIEQRTKIEIGDIIRIRGYVRTYREEREIHATAYYKVDDPVCNIQIARMLELPSIYRKVYDQPFRSPALEKEGALSNPSALDLASLTCLLSEKAKEFLVENRVQTFYQQELEMVESLLSLANQPVIHSACAEQVDFKNDTTSKAIHSIFKNAIKLLQEKGLVFQKDGSFDNLFYVTREDKELHRKIHRIIQEDCQKPNRDGMEARQMRSSADPETVSPPPFLSARTSVGPGPVPD encoded by the exons ATGCAGTCTGAATCCGGCTGGTGTGAAGAGGAGACCCCTTCCCTCTTgtggggtttggatcctgtgttTCTAGCCTTTGCAAAACTCTACATCAGGGATATCCTGGACTTGAAGGAGTCCCGCCAGGTGCCAG GTATATTTTTTTACAATGGACATCCAATAAAGCAGGTAGATATCTTGGGAACCGTAAttggagtgagagagaaagatgcTTTCTACAGTTATGGAG TGGATGATAGCACTGGAGTTATAAACTGCATCTGCTGGAAAAAGTTGAACAATACCGAATCTTCGTCAG CTACAGCTGCTTCAAGTACAAGAGATCGGAGCTTAACCTCCCAGCTTAAGAAGCTGCAAGAGACCATTGAGCAGAGAACAAAGATAGAAATTGGGGACATTATCCGGATCAGAGGTTATGTCCGCACATACAGAGAAGAGCGAGAAATTCATGCTACTGCTTATT ATAAAGTGGACGATCCAGTGTGCAACATTCAAATTGCAAGGATGCTTGAGCTGCCCAGTATCTACAGAAAAGTTTATGACCAGCCCTTCCGCAGCCCAGCCCTAGAGAAAGAAGGGGCACTAAG CAATCCAAGCGCCCTAGACCTGGCCAGTCTCACgtgtttgctgagtgaaaaagccaaaGAATTCCTCGTGGAGAACAGAGTGCAAACCTTTTACCAGCAGGAATTGGAAATGGTGGAGTCTTTGCTGTCCCTTGCCAATCAGCCTGTGATTCACAGCGCCTGCGCTGAGCAA GTGGATTTTAAGAATGACACCACTTCCAAGGCAATTCATAGTATATTTAAGAATGCCATAAAGCTGCTGCAGGAAAAAGGACTCGTTTTCCAGAAAGATGGTAGTTTTGACAACCTATTTTAT GTAACCAGAGAAGACAAAGAACTGCACAGAAAGATCCACCGGATCATTCAGGAAGACTGCCAGAAACCAAATC GCGATGGGATGGAGGCTCGACAGATGAGATCCTCAGCTGACCCTGAGACAGTGAG TCCACCTCCATTCCTTTCAGCCCGTACATCCGTGGGGCCTGGACCTGTTCCAGACTGA
- the STN1 gene encoding CST complex subunit STN1 isoform X8, whose product MQSESGWCEEETPSLLWGLDPVFLAFAKLYIRDILDLKESRQVPGIFFYNGHPIKQVDILGTVIGVREKDAFYSYGVDDSTGVINCICWKKLNNTESSSATAASSTRDRSLTSQLKKLQETIEQRTKIEIGDIIRIRGYVRTYREEREIHATAYYKVDDPVCNIQIARMLELPSIYRKVYDQPFRSPALEKEGALSSNPSALDLASLTCLLSEKAKEFLVENRVQTFYQQELEMVESLLSLANQPVIHSACAEQVDFKNDTTSKAIHSIFKNAIKLLQEKGLVFQKDGSFDNLFYVTREDKELHRKIHRIIQEDCQKPNRDGMEARQMRSSADPETVR is encoded by the exons ATGCAGTCTGAATCCGGCTGGTGTGAAGAGGAGACCCCTTCCCTCTTgtggggtttggatcctgtgttTCTAGCCTTTGCAAAACTCTACATCAGGGATATCCTGGACTTGAAGGAGTCCCGCCAGGTGCCAG GTATATTTTTTTACAATGGACATCCAATAAAGCAGGTAGATATCTTGGGAACCGTAAttggagtgagagagaaagatgcTTTCTACAGTTATGGAG TGGATGATAGCACTGGAGTTATAAACTGCATCTGCTGGAAAAAGTTGAACAATACCGAATCTTCGTCAG CTACAGCTGCTTCAAGTACAAGAGATCGGAGCTTAACCTCCCAGCTTAAGAAGCTGCAAGAGACCATTGAGCAGAGAACAAAGATAGAAATTGGGGACATTATCCGGATCAGAGGTTATGTCCGCACATACAGAGAAGAGCGAGAAATTCATGCTACTGCTTATT ATAAAGTGGACGATCCAGTGTGCAACATTCAAATTGCAAGGATGCTTGAGCTGCCCAGTATCTACAGAAAAGTTTATGACCAGCCCTTCCGCAGCCCAGCCCTAGAGAAAGAAGGGGCACTAAG CAGCAATCCAAGCGCCCTAGACCTGGCCAGTCTCACgtgtttgctgagtgaaaaagccaaaGAATTCCTCGTGGAGAACAGAGTGCAAACCTTTTACCAGCAGGAATTGGAAATGGTGGAGTCTTTGCTGTCCCTTGCCAATCAGCCTGTGATTCACAGCGCCTGCGCTGAGCAA GTGGATTTTAAGAATGACACCACTTCCAAGGCAATTCATAGTATATTTAAGAATGCCATAAAGCTGCTGCAGGAAAAAGGACTCGTTTTCCAGAAAGATGGTAGTTTTGACAACCTATTTTAT GTAACCAGAGAAGACAAAGAACTGCACAGAAAGATCCACCGGATCATTCAGGAAGACTGCCAGAAACCAAATC GCGATGGGATGGAGGCTCGACAGATGAGATCCTCAGCTGACCCTGAGACAGTGAGGTGA
- the STN1 gene encoding CST complex subunit STN1 isoform X9 produces MQSESGWCEEETPSLLWGLDPVFLAFAKLYIRDILDLKESRQVPGIFFYNGHPIKQVDILGTVIGVREKDAFYSYGVDDSTGVINCICWKKLNNTESSSATAASSTRDRSLTSQLKKLQETIEQRTKIEIGDIIRIRGYVRTYREEREIHATAYYKVDDPVCNIQIARMLELPSIYRKVYDQPFRSPALEKEGALSNPSALDLASLTCLLSEKAKEFLVENRVQTFYQQELEMVESLLSLANQPVIHSACAEQVDFKNDTTSKAIHSIFKNAIKLLQEKGLVFQKDGSFDNLFYVTREDKELHRKIHRIIQEDCQKPNRDGMEARQMRSSADPETVR; encoded by the exons ATGCAGTCTGAATCCGGCTGGTGTGAAGAGGAGACCCCTTCCCTCTTgtggggtttggatcctgtgttTCTAGCCTTTGCAAAACTCTACATCAGGGATATCCTGGACTTGAAGGAGTCCCGCCAGGTGCCAG GTATATTTTTTTACAATGGACATCCAATAAAGCAGGTAGATATCTTGGGAACCGTAAttggagtgagagagaaagatgcTTTCTACAGTTATGGAG TGGATGATAGCACTGGAGTTATAAACTGCATCTGCTGGAAAAAGTTGAACAATACCGAATCTTCGTCAG CTACAGCTGCTTCAAGTACAAGAGATCGGAGCTTAACCTCCCAGCTTAAGAAGCTGCAAGAGACCATTGAGCAGAGAACAAAGATAGAAATTGGGGACATTATCCGGATCAGAGGTTATGTCCGCACATACAGAGAAGAGCGAGAAATTCATGCTACTGCTTATT ATAAAGTGGACGATCCAGTGTGCAACATTCAAATTGCAAGGATGCTTGAGCTGCCCAGTATCTACAGAAAAGTTTATGACCAGCCCTTCCGCAGCCCAGCCCTAGAGAAAGAAGGGGCACTAAG CAATCCAAGCGCCCTAGACCTGGCCAGTCTCACgtgtttgctgagtgaaaaagccaaaGAATTCCTCGTGGAGAACAGAGTGCAAACCTTTTACCAGCAGGAATTGGAAATGGTGGAGTCTTTGCTGTCCCTTGCCAATCAGCCTGTGATTCACAGCGCCTGCGCTGAGCAA GTGGATTTTAAGAATGACACCACTTCCAAGGCAATTCATAGTATATTTAAGAATGCCATAAAGCTGCTGCAGGAAAAAGGACTCGTTTTCCAGAAAGATGGTAGTTTTGACAACCTATTTTAT GTAACCAGAGAAGACAAAGAACTGCACAGAAAGATCCACCGGATCATTCAGGAAGACTGCCAGAAACCAAATC GCGATGGGATGGAGGCTCGACAGATGAGATCCTCAGCTGACCCTGAGACAGTGAGGTGA